GGGTGGTAAAAATCCAGGCATCGAACATGAAGCACGCACCGCATGGCGCAAGTCACCTTCTTTAAACCAAATCTCTTGCCCAGAATATAAATCTGTCGCCACCGCAGCAAACGGGCGCTGCAATTGTTCAATATTAAGGTCACCAATACGGTTAGCTAAAACATCAAACACTTTCTCACCACTAATAAGTCCGCCTTTACGCCAGCCTAAATCCATTAGGCCAAGTACATCCCAGCTTGAAAAGCCACTGACCCAAGTTTCAAGCTCAGCCAAATGATCATTGGCATAAGCTGCGCCGACTAACGCCCCCACCGAACAACCAGCCACTTTGTCTGGGTAAATGTCTAACTTGGCTAACCCATTCAATACCCCAATATGTGCCCAACCTTTAGCGGCTCCACTGCCTAGCGCTAATCCCACGGTGAGCTTTGTCATCTTTGTTCCTTCCATACTCTGTATTCATCTTTACCATAAAGCTCGGCTTAGTCGACCAATGACCTCGTCGAACTCAGGCAATAATATAATGCTAAAAAATAGCATAACTAAAGCGACTCTTGTTGGCTATAGCAAGGTGAAACAGCTATAATCGTCGGCTTACATTTTTTAGGGGATCTACCTTTGCAATTTACCGATTTTTCGTTGGACAAGCGCCTGCTTGACAGTTTAAAGCACCTTGGCATTTCTACGCCTACCGATGTTCAAGCGCAAGCACTTCCCATTGCCTTATCAGGTAAAGATTTAATGGCATCGTCTAAAACCGGCTCAGGTAAAACCTTAGCGTTTTTGTTGCCTGCTATGCAGCGAGTGATATCCACCAGAGCATTGTCGAAAAAAGATCCGCGGGTATTGATTTTGTTACCTACGCGAGAACTCGCCCAACAAGTTTATGGCCAATTACGTTTATTAGTTGCTAATACTCAATATAAAGCCATTAGCGTACTTGGTGGTGAGAACTTTAACGACCAAGCTAAAGCCTTGGCCAGAGATCCGCATTTTATCGTTGCCACACCAGGGCGTATTGCCGATCACTTACAACAACGCCACTTATATTTAAACGGCTTAGAATTGTTGGTGCTAGACGAAGCAGACCGCATGCTCGATTTAGGTTTTGCCCCGCAATTAAAAGCCATCAACGATGCCGCCGATCATAAACGTCGCCAAACCTTAATGTTTTCGGCCACTTTAGATCATGACAGCATAGGTGATATTGCAGCAACATTACTGAAAACCCCAAGCCATGTCTCCATTGGTGAGTCTTACAGTGAACACAAAGATATTGAACAACGGATTATTTTGGTTGACCATTTAGACCATAAACAAGCCTTGTTGCAGCATATATTAAGCCAAGAACAGCATAAGCAAGTGATTGTATTTACCGCGACGCGTTCAGATACAGACCGTTTAGCGACCCTGTTAGCCGCTCAAGGTTTTGCGACCTCAGCGCTCAGTGGTGATTTGAAGCAATCGGCTCGTAACCAGATTATGGATCAATTTGCTCGAGGCCAATCGCAAATACTGGTGACTACCGATGTGGCATCACGTGGCCTTGATTTAATCAACGTCTCCTTAGTGATTAACTTTGATATGCCAAAGTTTGCTGAAGAGTATGTCCATCGTATTGGCCGAACAGGTCGCGCAGGCGCTAAAGGCGATGCTGTGTCGTTTGTGGGCCCTAAAGATTGGGACAGCTTTAAAAAAATCCAACTATTTTTACGTAAAAACTTTGACTTCACTGTGGTTGAAGGTTTAAAAGCCAAATTTAATGGCCTAAAAGATAAGCCTCAAGCAGCTAAAGCCGGTACCAGTGCAAAAGCCGCCGTAACCAGCAATAGAGCTAGCGTGGCGAAAAAAGCCAAAGCAGCCCCTAAGAGTGATAAACGCTTTATTACCGGGGTTGATGTGGGTGATGCACCTGTGCGCCGTAAAGTTAAACCGATTGTCATTATTGAAGACGACGGAACAACAGAAGACTAAACGGCACATCAATCGCTGATAAACTGCGATGACAGAATTATCAATGTAGGGCAGAACACTGCCTTACAACAAATGAACAATAACGAGCATGCTAACAGCATTATCGTATGAATAAACCAGTAAGGATTAACATGAAAATTTGTGGTGTGGAATTAAAAGGCGGCGAAGCCATTATCTGTTTACTGACCTATGAAGGCGAAACGTTTAACGTGCCAGCATGTCGTAAAGTTTCATTTAGTATTTCACAATCAGCTAGCACTGAATCCATTCGTGAATTTGATTTTGCGTTTAAAAAACTAATGAGCGATTATAAAGTTGATGAAATCGCCATTATTGAACGTGAGCAAAAAGGTAAATTTGCTGGTAGTGCCACCAGCTTCAAACTTGAAGCTACACTACAATTAATGGACCTTCCGGTTTCGCTTATTTCTCCTTTAACCATTAAAGAGCAACTAAAGCGCAACCCACCACAAGTTGACTTTGACTCATTGGACCTAAAACGCGTCCAGTTAAATGCTTTTGACGTTGCTTATGTTCAACATAATCGACTCATTTTCGGTAAAGTGTAAACACAGAACCTTTGTATTGTGGCGTTACCCATACCAAAAAAACGGTCGCGGTAGCGCCAGAACTAATCAGTTGATTTATGACAGACACTAAAACTAAAACGCTCAAAGCCCCGCCTAAAATGCCAGTCAAATCGGCGAGCCAGTCATTAAAACCAAAAGCAGACTTCAGCCTGCTAGTCACTAGCGCAGATATCAAAAAACAGCAGAGTGAACAGAGCCCTTTACGTTACCTAAACGGTTATCGGCCTGATGTGGTTGATAAAATCCGCCAATTGGTTGATACCAATGCATTGGGTGATCACTTTCTAACCCGCTACCCCAAAGTACACCAAGTACGTACAGACAAAGCCTTATATGATATGGCCATCGCATTAAAAAACACCTATATGCGTCAGTCAGACCCATTAGCCAAAGTCATTTTTGATGAAAAAATTAGCTTGAGCCATCACGCGCTAGGTTTGCATTCTTATGTTAATCGCCGTCAAGGCAATAAAGTCAAAGCCAAAAATGAGATTAGAATAGCCTCACACTTAAAACATATTCCGTTTGAGCTTTTACAAATGGTCTTGGTGCACGAACTGGCCCACTTGCGCGAAAAAGAACACAACAAAGCTTTTTATCAGCTGTGTACTTTTATGCTCGCCGATTACCATCAATTAGAATTTGATATGCGAGTATGGTTAGTCGCTGAAGAAGTTGGCCAATCGCCCTACGGAAAATAATCGAAGGATTTTAATCATTGCCAACTCGCATCAGGCTTCCAGTTATTCATCCACGCGGGGATATCACAGGCAGGCATAGGTCTGGCAATGCCATAACCTTGTGCTAATTCACAGCCTAGTTGTAATAATGCAGTGCCATGTTCAACGGTTTCAACACCTTCAGCAATCACGTCACGTTTAAATGATTTCGCTAGGGCGATTACGCCTTCAACAATGGCGAAATCGTCAATATTACTCAACATGTCTTTGACAAAGCTCTGATCTATCTTAATCAAACTGGCAGGCAAGCGCCTAAGGTAAGTTAGCGACGAATATCCAGTGCCGAAATCATCTAAAGCAAAATGGACACCTAGGCTCATGCAGTCATTCATGATAATTGACACATGATTAACATCTTCTAATGCGCTGGTTTCCAGCATCTCTAGCTCTAAATAGCGAGGCTCAACATTGGGGTGGGCAGCGAGAAGATCCGTTAACGTCTGTATGAAGCCAGGTTGCATTAATTGTACTGCCGCAATGTTAACACTAGTACTTACCGGGAGATCAAGCGCCATAGCTTGCCATTGGCCGATTTGTGTTAATGCGGTATCAATAACCCATTCACCTATTTCAATCATCATGGTGTGATTTTCAATTACAGGCAAAAACTCGATTGGACTTAATAATCCGCGCTCTGGATGTTGCCAACGAATAAGCGCCTCAACGCCCACCACTGTGCCTATCTTCATATTAACTTTAGGTTGGTAATAGAGGACAAACTGATGGTGATCTAAAGCATAGCGAATAGCCTCTAGACTTTCTCGTTGTACTTTAACGGCATCATCTTGCGCGGTATCAAATAAATGATAGCGATTCTTGCCGGATTCTTTAGCCATATACATAGCTTGATCGGCATGCCTCATCAGTAAATCAGCATCTACATTATCTCGCGGATAAAGCGTAACACCAATACTGGCGGATATATTGAGTACCACACCACTAACGGTTACAGGCTCTGACGCGGCCAATAATAGCCGCTCCAATACTGGCTCACAATCTTCAACTTTGGCTAAATCGGCCAACACCGCGACAAATTCATCACCGCCAATGCGGCTTAAGCTGTCACCTTCGCGAAGCGCCTCTTTCATCCGGATCGATAGTGCAATAAGCAGTTCATCACCGATATCATGCCCATAGGCATCGTTGACCGTTTTAAAACCATCTAAATCTAGAAATACCACCGCTAAGGACTGCCCGTGTCGCCTGCACTGCAGCATGGCTTGAGATAATCTGTCTGCCAGCAATACCCGATTGGGCAAATTGGTCAGTACATCATAATGAGCAATACGTTCTAATTGTTCTTGATGCTGCTTCATCGGCGTAATGTCGCTCGCTAAAGAGACATAATGGGTCGTTATACCGTTTGCATCACGAACTGCACTGATGGTCTGCATTACTGCATACACTTCATTATTTTTACGGTGATTCCAAATTTCGCCATACCAGTATCCTTCGTTGACGATGGCTTGCCACATATCAACATAGAACTCTGGTGATTGACGTTCTGACTTGAGAATGCGAGGAGTTTTCCCTATCGCCTCTTCACGGCTGTAACCTGTGATGTCACTGAAGGTCTTATTGACTTCGATAATAAGACCTTCAGCATCCGTGATCATAATGCTTTCACGAGCATGAGTGAATACCTTGGCGGCAAGGGCTAATTGTTTTACGCGCTGCTCTTTCTCTGCGTTGGCCAGAACCAACTCATCTGCCCGCTTATCTTTCTCTTGGTTTTGAAAAGCCAGCTCTATGTTAGCAAGGGCTAGCTCATTAGCACGTTGTTCTTTGTCTGCGTTGGCCAGAACCAACTCGTCTGCCCGCTTATCTTTCTCTTGGTTTTGAAAGGCCAGCTCTATGTTAGCAAGGGCTAATTCGTTGGCGCGCTGTTCTTTGTCTGCGTTAGCCAGAACCAACTCGTCTGCCCGCTTATCTTTCTCTTGGTTTTGAAAGGCGAGCTCTTTGTTAGCTCGGTTTTGACTATCTTCAGCTTGTTTTCTATCACTGATGTCAATCATAGCGGCAAGACAGTCTGTGCCAGTGATACCGAGATTAGCCTCAATATCGAGCCAAAGCGTATTATTACTCACTTGGCCTAATACTTCGCAAGATTGAATACCACTACCGCTAAAGGCTTTTCCTAAGCAACGTTTAAAAATTTCACGATATTGTGCTGTGACATAGTGTGAAAACGGTTTGCCGACTAAGTGATCACGATCAATACCCAATAGGCTGGCACCTCGTAAATTGACTTGACTAATCATGCCATTGAGATCAAATACAAAGTAAGCAATCGGAGCAAATTCAAATAACTCGGTGTAACGATAATATAACCGTTCTGTTATCCGAGCTTGCTTTAACTCCTCATTTTGCATTTCCAATTCAATCTGATGAACCTGCAACTCATGGAGCATCTTTTTGGCTTCATAGTCACTAGAAGGAGATTGCGTATCACTAGTTTGTTTTTTCAGTTTAGCTTCCGCACGCTCACGTAGCACTTTGGTAGACTGCTTGGCTGACTTAGGAGTAGTCTTCATAAGCTAGGCCTGATCTTACGTAACTCTGATTCAAGCAGCTTGGCTTCACTGATATCGGTAAAGGTGATCACCACACCATCAATTACATCATCTTGGGTACGGTAAGGCATGATACGGACTTTGAACCAGCGTTGGTTTTTAGCGGTTATTTCTTTTTCGATGAAGATAAGCGTCTTCAATACTTCCTTTGAATCCTCTTGTAGCAGGACATAATCTAATTCCGTAACGATATCAGACAACGCACGGCCCACATCACTTTGGATAAGCTTAAATAAATGCGTCGCATAGTTAGTGAAGCGGCGAACATGCAGTTCATTATCCAGAAAAATGGTGGCAATTTGAGTACTATTAAGCAGATTTTTCATGTCGTTATTGACCCATGACAAATCATCCACTTTTGATTGCAGCTCATTATTGACGGTTTGCAATTCTTCATTCATTGACTGCATCTCTTCTTTGGATGTGGTCAATTCTTCATTGGTGGATTGCAATTCCTCATTGGCAGATTGCAGCTCTTCATTGGCAGACCTTAGCTCTTCTTGAGAAGATTGCATTTGTTCGCGAAGTGATTGTATTTCGTCATAGGCCTGTTGCAGTTCGGCCTGAGTTTCTTTGGCTAGTGAATCGCTTTTTCTACGCGGATATGGGGGCGGTGTCGCCACCTCAGTAAAGACCACCATCATCAAGCCGAGCAAAGCTTTTGGTTTAGAAATAGCTTGTACGGTCAAATTGATCGTACATGTGTCTATGCTTAGATTTTTAATGATTACGGGATCGACTTGCATCTGGGCATTCTTCATAGCCAGGTCAAGTTGATATTGCAGTTCTTCACGCACCATCACATGAATATTCCAGTTGGCTTTTCCTGCCGCGGGTTCTAAATATTTTCCAGTGCGGCCATTAATATAAATAATGTCACCTGCCGCATTAACCAAAACCGCTGCTGGAGAAAAGTGCTGTAGGAGAAGTTGATCTGCCTGCATTTGTAGATTAGTAATCGTTGTAGTCATCTTACTGGTTCTCTCAGGTTCACTTTCTACCAAAGATATAATCGGAAATATCCTGGGTAAAAAGTCGACTTCCGTCTGCGGTGCAGGGCCATCAATGCGGGTGTATATGCGTGTATTTTCTTTGAGCTCTGAGAACAACGAAGTGTAATGACCAATGGTTTCAGCACTTCCCAAAATTAACATACCTTGAGAAGTTAATGAGTAGTGGAACAAGGGGATTAACTTTTTTTGTAATTCCGGTCCCAAATAAATCAGCAGATTACGACAGGTAACAATATCTAACTTAGTGAACGGTGGATCCATGATGATATTTTGTGGCGCAAAAATGACCATGTCTCGAATGCGCTTATTGATGCGATAACCACTTCCATCTTTAATGAAGTATCGATTCAATTGCTCTGGCGAGACATCAGCCTCAATACTTGCTGGGTAATAACCTTTTCGTGCAACATTGATGGCATCCTCACCAAGATCAGTTGCAAATACCTGTAGTGTGAAATGCCCTTTTGGCTTAACGTCATCCAATACATCCATAATCGTCATCGCAAGCGAGTAAGCCTCCTCGCCGGTAGAACAAGCCGTTACCCATGCTCGAAGTTGTTTACCTTGTGGATAATGGGCTAACAGTGCAGGAAGTGAGACGCGCTTAAGCTGCGCCCACACTTTTTGGTCTCGAAAAAAATGAGTAACGCCTATCAATATTTCTTTGAACAGCAGGTCTTGCTCTTGCGGATTATCACGCAAATAGTGCGCGTAAAGTTCAATGTTTTTAAGCTGATGCAAATCCATACGTCTTTCTATACGACGATAGATAGTATTTTTCTTGTACAGTGAAAAGTCATTACCACTGCGTCCACGTAAGATAATAATGATCCGCTCAAGCGCGCTTGTTGACATGAGCTCCGCACTCGACTCAAAATCGTTTGGCACACCGCGAGGGCTATGTTTGAGAAAAGCGATAATCTGTTCTGGTAAAGCTTCAGCAGGAGCAACGATGTCAGCCAGTCCAGTATTAATCGCGCTATAAGGCATTGAATCAAATTTGGCAAACTCAGGTGACTGCACCACAGACACCCCAGCATTTTCTTTAATGGCGCGTAAACCTAGGGTGCCATCAGACCCCATACCAGACAAAATAACCCCTACAGCCCGCTCATTCTGATCATTAGCCAAGGCCCGAAAAAAGAAATCAATCGGTAAACGCAATCCGCGACTGGCGGTTGGATCAAGTAGAAATAGCGATCCGTGAAGCATAGATAAATCTTTATTAGGTGGTATCACATATACACAGTTCGGCTTAACTTCCATCCCATTGCTGGCTTGGGTGACTTTCATTAAGGTCGTGCGTTGCAAAAGCTCAGGCATAATGCTTTTGCGAGTTGGGTCAAGGTGTTGAATAACAACAAATGCAATACTGCTGGGAGTTAATACATGGGAAAAAAAATCTGCCAATGCTTCCAAGCCACCAGCTGAAGCACCAATACCCACAATGATAGGTGTATTCACCACAGCCAACCTACTGTAATCCTTAAGTGGCTTAGTCAATGTTTTACTTTGGTTTTTCATTGGGTGAGCTTTTTATTATGCATGCATTGATTGTAGACGAATTAATCAGACAAGTATGTCAACTCAATCACTGCGGGACAGTAATTTATCCATTAAACCTACCTTTGGCCTAAATATGAGTGACTTTATTAACGCAGACCTTTGTTTGTTGATAAAAAGCGTCTAAGTTTGTGCGTGAAACGGTGAGGCGGTTTATTTTTAAAAGTGCTTAGCTTGTACTTTTAGCGGTCAAATAAATTGAACACCGTTTTCGATTTTTTTCTTAAGGTTATGAGTACCGAAAACGGATAAAAGCTACAGAGCTAAGTGATTGAGGGCATATCTCTGAGGCGGTCGAAAACAGCAACTATTCCGGAGTCTCCCATTAAATTCATCTCAACATCATAAATACTTATATATTTATTACCCCCTGCCGAAGGCAATTGATTGTATTTAATTGATGCTCTAAACAAGCTTTGAGACATAACACAGAGGTGGCAAAGATGTCTGAGTTTGAGGGCAAACTGTTGGTGTATCCCCCCCATCTCGGTTATATGAACTTAGACATGCACCTGTTTTTGACTATTTGAAGTACTTAGCGCTGATATTCTCATAAATAGAATGAGTGCCAACAATGGCAAAGCACTGCCAATTGCCGCGACGTAAATCCAACCACCATGGGCATACACAACACTGGCCAATATAGAACCAAGGGCGCCACCAATAAAAATACTCGTCATATATAGCGCATTCAAATGACCACGACTGTGTGGATCAAGTGTGTAGACGGCTCGCTGACCTAGCACCATATTCATTTGCACGGCAAAGTCGAGTAATACGCCGGTTAGCGCCAGAAATATCACACCATACGGCAGGTTAAAAAAACCCGGAACAAAACTAATCACGGCTAGCACCATGGCAAACTTTGAGATTTTTCGGTGTGCCCCGCATCCGCCATTCGTCCCGCAATAGGCGCAGCAACAGCACCTATTGCACCAACTAATGCAAACAACGCAATTTGCGTTTGGCTTAACCCGTAGACATATGACAACAGTAATGGCGCAGCGGTCCAAAACAAGCTGAATGATGCAAACATTAACCCTTGATACAAAGCACGCTGGCGTAATAAGGGATAGCGCTTAAATGGCACTACTTAATGGGCGAAGGCATACCATGAGGTGACGAGCGAAGATACTGCGGTGGTGCAGTCACTTGTGCCCCTAATTCAGCGGCCGCATGCCAAACCCAATGTGGGTTGTAAAGGATCCCTCGAGCTAATGCCACGGCATCGGCCTTGCCAGTGGCGATGATCTCATCGGCCGCCTTTGGCTTGTCTATTAGGCCCACCGCAATAACCGGGATATCAACAGCGTGTTTTATGGCATCAGCAAATGGCACCTGAAACTCTGGTGCAACGGGGATCTGTTGTTGAGGACTTAATCCTGCTGTGCTGACATGAATAAACTGACAACCCTTAACGCTAAGGGCTTTGGCTAATATAATACTTTGCTCAAGATCCCAGCCACCATCGACCCAATCGGTAGCTGAAATACGCACTCCAAGCGTGATCTTATCGGATACTGCAGCGCGGATGGCATCAATGATCTCGAGCAATAAACGCATACGGTTCTCAATGCTTCCACCGTATTGGTCATCACGCTGATTCGACAATGGAGATAAAAATTGATGGATTAAATATCCATGGGCAGCATGCACTTCGATGGCATCAATGCCTAATCGCTCCGCACGTTTAGCCGCTGCGGCAAAATCTGCCACAATATGACCAATATCGATAATGCTGGCGGCTTCTGGTCGCGGTCCATCAAGGGTAAACGGTATTGGTGACGGGGCAACGGGTCGCCATCCGTTCGGTTGATCAGCAGCGATAATATTGCCACCATCCCATGGTTTTTGAGTTGATGCCTTACGGCCAGCATGTGACAACTGAATGGCAATGGGCATAGTGGAATAACGGCGAGCAACAGCCAATGATTTAGCAAGTGCTTGCTCTGTTCTATCGTCCCATAATCCCAAATCGGCATAGGTAATACGCCCAGTCGGATTGACCGCCGTGGCTTCAAGAATGAACAATCCTGCACCAGATAATGCAAATCGTCCCCAATGCAAAGTATGCCAATCCGTTGCGGCGCCTTCATCTGCTGAATACTGACACATTGGCGCAATAATGACCCGGTTTTCCAAAGTTAACTGACCCATTTTCAGGGATTCAAACAAATGACTCATAAAAAGGTTTCCTTGTTGATATAAGGTGACACAGGTGACTCATGGATCGGCGTCAGTAGTAAATATATATTCGTGGTAACAATAGATCTAAACGACTTAGGTTTAGTCTTATTTTTCTTCGCTACACCATTAGCCTATTTATCAACAATCAGCTAAATACTGTTAACCTGTTGATAAAATTGTTTCAAGTGGCTTAGGTTGATACGTAAAATTGTGCCATAGCTTAGCTGGTAATAATCACGCTAACGAAGAGATTATGACCCAGAGACGAGAGCTCAAGCGTAGTGATGATTTTAATCGGACATGATAAAGGAATAACTATCACAGCAGAATATCGACTGGACGCAAAACACCATTGCTTATTTTGCAACACTCGCCCGTAGCGTATATCAGTTTATGAACCTGTGAGTTAATCGCTGATTATGTAACTATCTCTCTAATGAAATCGATAAACGCATTAACCCTTTTCGAACCACGATGATTAGGTAAATATAAGGCCGAAATTGCCGCACTCGAACTGTTGGGATTAACTTGATATGACGTCAGTAAACTGATCATTTGGCCACTATTAATGTCTTGTTGAATTAACCAATCTGGTAATAAAGCAATACCATGGCCTGATAACACCACTTCTCTGATCACTTCAACATTATTGGTCTTTAGCTTACCTTTAATAGGGATCCGTTGCTCTTCGTCTTCAGACAAAAACGTCCAGACCAGCTGACTACTAAAGCGCAAACATTGGTGATGTAACAAATCTGTTGGTTGCTGTGGCAGGCCATATTGTTTTATATACTCTGGACTGGCAACCACTAGCCGTCGAAACTGACCTAGGGGTCGACTGATTAACTCTTCGGTCGGTGCAGCAGAGCCCAACCTGATGGAGAGATCGATGCGCTGGGTAAATAAATCAGTAATGTCATCACTGAGCTGCAAATCCAAATCTAATTTGGGGTATTGATGCAAAAAAACGGCCAATGTGTGGTGCAATAACAAAACCGCCAAATGTTGTTGGCACTGTCACGCGCAGTGGACCTGATGCCTCATCTTGGCTGTCTTTTATTTGTTCATCGGCATCTAACACGCTGTCGAGAATTTTCCTCGCACTCATGTAATAAGCCATGCCCGCATCAGACACAGTAATTTGACGAGTTGAACGGTTTAACAGCACGGTACCGAGCTCAGATTCAAGCGAATCGACCATGCGGGTTACCGATGACGTAGCCACCGAAAGATTGCGTGCCGCCGATGAAAATCCCTTCGCATCAACTGTCTCAACAAACATTTTCAACGCCAGTAATTTATCCATCTAAGATCGTACTACCTCATTGTGGTTTCTAACTTATTCAACGCGACTTAGGTTATCACCACGATAAAAATAGCCGTTACACGCTATTTTGCAGTGTAGCCTACTGCTCTATTGTATTCAGTACAATTGATAATTTTACGGTTTTTTTACGCGATATACTGCTTGTCATTTGATATTGTTACTTCACTGAATTTTAAGTGATAAACAGCATTATGTGGGCAAATTTAATTTCAACTCGCTATATTTTTAGTTTTGTAGTGCTATTTTTGGTATTAACAAGTGCCTGGATTATCGATTATGTATGGGGTTCACCAGCTGTAATATTATTGCTATTACAATTGGCCATCGTGGTTATCGCGTTGCAATGTAGCATCAAGCTTGCCTATTTTTCTGCCATCATTGAAGCATTAAGCTTCAATTTTTTGTTCACCACGCCGCGTTATTCACTACAAATGTTCAACATTAACGACATCATGAATTTACTGGTGTTTATTTTTGTGGCATTTGCTACCAGCAAACTGGCGCAACATTACCGTCGTCAACAGCATGAATTAAAGCAGGCGCAACTTAGAAATAGTATCTTGTTGTCTGTGTCTCACGATCTGAGAACGCCACTGGCGACCATTATTGGCACATTAACGACACTCAAAGAATACATGGCTAAACTTAGCGAGTTTGAAAAGCAGGAGTTGCTCGATAGTGCAACAGCTGAAAGTCATCGATTACATCAATACATTGAAAACTTACTGCAAGCAACCAGGATGCAGCATGGAACATTAACGTTTAAAAAACTGCCTGTGTCTATTGTTAGTGT
The Shewanella vesiculosa DNA segment above includes these coding regions:
- a CDS encoding DEAD/DEAH box helicase, whose amino-acid sequence is MQFTDFSLDKRLLDSLKHLGISTPTDVQAQALPIALSGKDLMASSKTGSGKTLAFLLPAMQRVISTRALSKKDPRVLILLPTRELAQQVYGQLRLLVANTQYKAISVLGGENFNDQAKALARDPHFIVATPGRIADHLQQRHLYLNGLELLVLDEADRMLDLGFAPQLKAINDAADHKRRQTLMFSATLDHDSIGDIAATLLKTPSHVSIGESYSEHKDIEQRIILVDHLDHKQALLQHILSQEQHKQVIVFTATRSDTDRLATLLAAQGFATSALSGDLKQSARNQIMDQFARGQSQILVTTDVASRGLDLINVSLVINFDMPKFAEEYVHRIGRTGRAGAKGDAVSFVGPKDWDSFKKIQLFLRKNFDFTVVEGLKAKFNGLKDKPQAAKAGTSAKAAVTSNRASVAKKAKAAPKSDKRFITGVDVGDAPVRRKVKPIVIIEDDGTTED
- a CDS encoding DUF3010 family protein gives rise to the protein MKICGVELKGGEAIICLLTYEGETFNVPACRKVSFSISQSASTESIREFDFAFKKLMSDYKVDEIAIIEREQKGKFAGSATSFKLEATLQLMDLPVSLISPLTIKEQLKRNPPQVDFDSLDLKRVQLNAFDVAYVQHNRLIFGKV
- a CDS encoding YgjP-like metallopeptidase domain-containing protein, producing MPVKSASQSLKPKADFSLLVTSADIKKQQSEQSPLRYLNGYRPDVVDKIRQLVDTNALGDHFLTRYPKVHQVRTDKALYDMAIALKNTYMRQSDPLAKVIFDEKISLSHHALGLHSYVNRRQGNKVKAKNEIRIASHLKHIPFELLQMVLVHELAHLREKEHNKAFYQLCTFMLADYHQLEFDMRVWLVAEEVGQSPYGK
- a CDS encoding EAL domain-containing protein produces the protein MKTTPKSAKQSTKVLRERAEAKLKKQTSDTQSPSSDYEAKKMLHELQVHQIELEMQNEELKQARITERLYYRYTELFEFAPIAYFVFDLNGMISQVNLRGASLLGIDRDHLVGKPFSHYVTAQYREIFKRCLGKAFSGSGIQSCEVLGQVSNNTLWLDIEANLGITGTDCLAAMIDISDRKQAEDSQNRANKELAFQNQEKDKRADELVLANADKEQRANELALANIELAFQNQEKDKRADELVLANADKEQRANELALANIELAFQNQEKDKRADELVLANAEKEQRVKQLALAAKVFTHARESIMITDAEGLIIEVNKTFSDITGYSREEAIGKTPRILKSERQSPEFYVDMWQAIVNEGYWYGEIWNHRKNNEVYAVMQTISAVRDANGITTHYVSLASDITPMKQHQEQLERIAHYDVLTNLPNRVLLADRLSQAMLQCRRHGQSLAVVFLDLDGFKTVNDAYGHDIGDELLIALSIRMKEALREGDSLSRIGGDEFVAVLADLAKVEDCEPVLERLLLAASEPVTVSGVVLNISASIGVTLYPRDNVDADLLMRHADQAMYMAKESGKNRYHLFDTAQDDAVKVQRESLEAIRYALDHHQFVLYYQPKVNMKIGTVVGVEALIRWQHPERGLLSPIEFLPVIENHTMMIEIGEWVIDTALTQIGQWQAMALDLPVSTSVNIAAVQLMQPGFIQTLTDLLAAHPNVEPRYLELEMLETSALEDVNHVSIIMNDCMSLGVHFALDDFGTGYSSLTYLRRLPASLIKIDQSFVKDMLSNIDDFAIVEGVIALAKSFKRDVIAEGVETVEHGTALLQLGCELAQGYGIARPMPACDIPAWMNNWKPDASWQ
- a CDS encoding chemotaxis protein CheB produces the protein MKNQSKTLTKPLKDYSRLAVVNTPIIVGIGASAGGLEALADFFSHVLTPSSIAFVVIQHLDPTRKSIMPELLQRTTLMKVTQASNGMEVKPNCVYVIPPNKDLSMLHGSLFLLDPTASRGLRLPIDFFFRALANDQNERAVGVILSGMGSDGTLGLRAIKENAGVSVVQSPEFAKFDSMPYSAINTGLADIVAPAEALPEQIIAFLKHSPRGVPNDFESSAELMSTSALERIIIILRGRSGNDFSLYKKNTIYRRIERRMDLHQLKNIELYAHYLRDNPQEQDLLFKEILIGVTHFFRDQKVWAQLKRVSLPALLAHYPQGKQLRAWVTACSTGEEAYSLAMTIMDVLDDVKPKGHFTLQVFATDLGEDAINVARKGYYPASIEADVSPEQLNRYFIKDGSGYRINKRIRDMVIFAPQNIIMDPPFTKLDIVTCRNLLIYLGPELQKKLIPLFHYSLTSQGMLILGSAETIGHYTSLFSELKENTRIYTRIDGPAPQTEVDFLPRIFPIISLVESEPERTSKMTTTITNLQMQADQLLLQHFSPAAVLVNAAGDIIYINGRTGKYLEPAAGKANWNIHVMVREELQYQLDLAMKNAQMQVDPVIIKNLSIDTCTINLTVQAISKPKALLGLMMVVFTEVATPPPYPRRKSDSLAKETQAELQQAYDEIQSLREQMQSSQEELRSANEELQSANEELQSTNEELTTSKEEMQSMNEELQTVNNELQSKVDDLSWVNNDMKNLLNSTQIATIFLDNELHVRRFTNYATHLFKLIQSDVGRALSDIVTELDYVLLQEDSKEVLKTLIFIEKEITAKNQRWFKVRIMPYRTQDDVIDGVVITFTDISEAKLLESELRKIRPSL
- a CDS encoding MFS transporter; the encoded protein is MISFVPGFFNLPYGVIFLALTGVLLDFAVQMNMVLGQRAVYTLDPHSRGHLNALYMTSIFIGGALGSILASVVYAHGGWIYVAAIGSALPLLALILFMRISALSTSNSQKQVHV